From the genome of Oncorhynchus clarkii lewisi isolate Uvic-CL-2024 chromosome 11, UVic_Ocla_1.0, whole genome shotgun sequence, one region includes:
- the LOC139420464 gene encoding glucagon family neuropeptides-like isoform X3 — MSSKATLALLIYGIIMHYSIHCSPLGLSYPNLRLENEVYDEDGNSLPDLAFDGDQIAIRSPPSVADDVYTLYYPPEKSGGSTMEDDSEPLSKRHSDGIFTDSYSRYRKQMAVKKYLAAVLGKSPEDLGFHHILQDIDFDALPDGDEFEAILGDWLKQFSPEFPVSSRLFPEALS, encoded by the exons ATGTCTAGTAAAGCGACTTTAGCCTTACTCATCTATGGAATCATAATGCACTACAGCATCCACTGCTCACCTCTCGGGCTAAGCTATCCTAACCTTAG ACTTGAAAATGAGGTTTATGACGAGGATGGAAATTCGTTACCGGACTTGGCTTTTGACGGTGATCAAATTGCTATAAGAAGTCCCCCATCTGTGGCGGACGACGTGTACACTTTATACTACCCACCGGAGAAAAG TGGAGGGAGCACCATGGAAGACGACTCAGAGCCTCTGTCAAAGCGACACTCGGATGGGATCTTCACAGACAGCTACAGCCGCTACCGAAAGCAAATGGCAGTCAAGAAATACCTGGCGGCAGTCCTTGGGAAAAG CCCTGAAGACTTAGGTTTTCACCATATTCTACAAGACATAGACTTTGATGCCCTACCGGATGGGGATGAGTTTGAGGCTATTTTGGGAGACTGGCTGAAACAGTTCTCTCCCGAATTTCCGGTGAGTTCCAGGCTCTTTCCCGAGGCCTTGTCTTGA
- the LOC139420464 gene encoding glucagon family neuropeptides-like isoform X4 — translation MSSKATLALLIYGIIMHYSIHCSPLGLSYPNLRLENEVYDEDGNSLPDLAFDGDQIAIRSPPSVADDVYTLYYPPEKSGGSTMEDDSEPLSKRHSDGIFTDSYSRYRKQMAVKKYLAAVLGKRYRQRYRSKGRRLAYL, via the exons ATGTCTAGTAAAGCGACTTTAGCCTTACTCATCTATGGAATCATAATGCACTACAGCATCCACTGCTCACCTCTCGGGCTAAGCTATCCTAACCTTAG ACTTGAAAATGAGGTTTATGACGAGGATGGAAATTCGTTACCGGACTTGGCTTTTGACGGTGATCAAATTGCTATAAGAAGTCCCCCATCTGTGGCGGACGACGTGTACACTTTATACTACCCACCGGAGAAAAG TGGAGGGAGCACCATGGAAGACGACTCAGAGCCTCTGTCAAAGCGACACTCGGATGGGATCTTCACAGACAGCTACAGCCGCTACCGAAAGCAAATGGCAGTCAAGAAATACCTGGCGGCAGTCCTTGGGAAAAGGTATAGACAGAGATATAGAAGCAAAGGACGCCGGCTAGCGTATTTGTAG
- the LOC139420464 gene encoding glucagon family neuropeptides-like isoform X1 — protein MSSKATLALLIYGIIMHYSIHCSPLGLSYPNLRLENEVYDEDGNSLPDLAFDGDQIAIRSPPSVADDVYTLYYPPEKRTERHADGMFNKAYRKALGQLSARKYLHSLMAKRVGGGSTMEDDSEPLSKRHSDGIFTDSYSRYRKQMAVKKYLAAVLGKSPEDLGFHHILQDIDFDALPDGDEFEAILGDWLKQFSPEFPVSSRLFPEALS, from the exons ATGTCTAGTAAAGCGACTTTAGCCTTACTCATCTATGGAATCATAATGCACTACAGCATCCACTGCTCACCTCTCGGGCTAAGCTATCCTAACCTTAG ACTTGAAAATGAGGTTTATGACGAGGATGGAAATTCGTTACCGGACTTGGCTTTTGACGGTGATCAAATTGCTATAAGAAGTCCCCCATCTGTGGCGGACGACGTGTACACTTTATACTACCCACCGGAGAAAAG AACGGAAAGGCATGCAGACGGAATGTTTAATAAAGCCTACAGGAAAGCGCTGGGTCAGTTATCAGCAAGAAAATATCTCCATTCTCTGATGGCAAAGCGTGTAGG TGGAGGGAGCACCATGGAAGACGACTCAGAGCCTCTGTCAAAGCGACACTCGGATGGGATCTTCACAGACAGCTACAGCCGCTACCGAAAGCAAATGGCAGTCAAGAAATACCTGGCGGCAGTCCTTGGGAAAAG CCCTGAAGACTTAGGTTTTCACCATATTCTACAAGACATAGACTTTGATGCCCTACCGGATGGGGATGAGTTTGAGGCTATTTTGGGAGACTGGCTGAAACAGTTCTCTCCCGAATTTCCGGTGAGTTCCAGGCTCTTTCCCGAGGCCTTGTCTTGA
- the LOC139420464 gene encoding glucagon family neuropeptides-like isoform X2, with product MSSKATLALLIYGIIMHYSIHCSPLGLSYPNLRLENEVYDEDGNSLPDLAFDGDQIAIRSPPSVADDVYTLYYPPEKRTERHADGMFNKAYRKALGQLSARKYLHSLMAKRVGGGSTMEDDSEPLSKRHSDGIFTDSYSRYRKQMAVKKYLAAVLGKSPEDLGFHHILQDIDFDALPDGDEFEAILGDWLKQFSPEFPAL from the exons ATGTCTAGTAAAGCGACTTTAGCCTTACTCATCTATGGAATCATAATGCACTACAGCATCCACTGCTCACCTCTCGGGCTAAGCTATCCTAACCTTAG ACTTGAAAATGAGGTTTATGACGAGGATGGAAATTCGTTACCGGACTTGGCTTTTGACGGTGATCAAATTGCTATAAGAAGTCCCCCATCTGTGGCGGACGACGTGTACACTTTATACTACCCACCGGAGAAAAG AACGGAAAGGCATGCAGACGGAATGTTTAATAAAGCCTACAGGAAAGCGCTGGGTCAGTTATCAGCAAGAAAATATCTCCATTCTCTGATGGCAAAGCGTGTAGG TGGAGGGAGCACCATGGAAGACGACTCAGAGCCTCTGTCAAAGCGACACTCGGATGGGATCTTCACAGACAGCTACAGCCGCTACCGAAAGCAAATGGCAGTCAAGAAATACCTGGCGGCAGTCCTTGGGAAAAG CCCTGAAGACTTAGGTTTTCACCATATTCTACAAGACATAGACTTTGATGCCCTACCGGATGGGGATGAGTTTGAGGCTATTTTGGGAGACTGGCTGAAACAGTTCTCTCCCGAATTTCCG GCTTTGTGA